From the Leptospira biflexa serovar Patoc strain 'Patoc 1 (Paris)' genome, one window contains:
- a CDS encoding alpha-2-macroglobulin family protein → MPSRIRALVLLFLSLVLVESDFSQNVAPSIEFFTPNGFVKAPKQITARFTKPMVALGDIRPNTEIFQVKCPFSGTSRFIDSTTWVYEFESSLPGGVTCSFVLNDGIKTLSGERIQGEKNFSFHTGGPSVKYSSPYNGSSISEDQVFLLKLDGKPDLVSFQKFAYFRSEELGNRIPVVLISGNERKNLLQSVGKKDKEETVVLKSKQTFLPDRQIQLVLGKGIKSIWGGEIPEDEVLSFTVRPVFSARFSCERTTADANCIPILPVNLSFNSPVSQSLLDEIKLIGKDGKEYPKQKETSKGNEFSDWVSFPGPFPENSEFTIKIPEIVDDANRSLANSAAFPLQFKTDEFPPLAKFSAKFGILESKANPALPVTLRNLEANLPIKTTSLGMDGKSQKTLDILEIQKWFQTLSRVERNQSVFQTPSSHTKVNSFQLPKPNGKKPMEVVGIPLETPGFYVVEIASEVLANHLFAQGEGKKMYVSSAALVTNLSPHFKWGKDTSLVWVTSMSTGLPESGVQIKILDCQGNVKGAGITGKDGTMLFGNINFQEIPYCGYHELGSGLTVFAQKNDDISFTSSTWEKGIESWRYQLPQANTGYANYLESIVLDRTLLKKGETVHLKHVRRSFGNKGLLPADSKEYPSTVVIKHEGSGESFSTPLVWSFPGHAESEFKIPKNAKHGVYLVTYPYNNEDTSYGRTVTQFRVEEFRLPVLKGNIQLAGGSQSLVSPKEAKVLFGLEYLSGGGASQVPVKVRSQVVPSFYSPKEEYSSFSFSQETIKEGKWKVSGYEEEEVEETKPKVVSTNAKTDAKGFLEHHFQDLKSIPGYGNFQVEMEYADPTGEIHTISRSFPVSPAELHLGVLPDGWYFTEDKVKLQLVVLDPNDKPVSSQKIKVNAYKKEFYSNRKRLVGGFYAYEHYEEVSKLGEFCEGKTDSKGILICEGKSPGTGDLTFVAETKDKNGNRTNSSYHVWVSAKEEVWFDVSDHNRMDILPEKRSVKVGETIKVQVRSPFREGTALVSMEREGVIDYFVTAVNGKDPFISIPIKKEYAPNVYISVFLVRGRMGDPKPTGLVDLAKPSYRLGLSMLKVGYKPYSLSVSVTPNQKQYQVREMAEVAIEIKTSDGKIPTEGTEVTLAVVDEALLELSPNPTWNLLDAMMGTRPHQVVTSTAQSQIIGKRHFGLKAKPEGGGGGKQSTRSLFETLLYWKGKAIVGKDGKFKFSFPLNDSLTTFRIVAVATSGSKEFGTGMAKIQTSQKIQTFSGIPPIVRLGDILQHEVNLRNAGDSKEQLRVRLSVVDTLNEKEIKSELETKSAMIAPGETKQITWDIAVPEDTTKRKFTIEVSSPNGTILDSLSVEQTVIPAFTERVYQAGLFLYEAAFKETIQTPPGSLPNSGKMVWKASPTILTSTGGIQKYFQTYPYSCMEQRVSKAIGLRSDVLWNDVFSDLNSFLDSDGLVKYFARMEHGSEILSSYVLTSARLSNKTIPEESLNRIMAGLQGFLEGRVYGERYRFGADLVVRKIIVWEALTRYQTYDWEQVRPIFEGIEFLPTASLIDLSEILNRVNGADPKIKNRLYSVLRSKLNLQGTELIIADSGFTNPWWILGSRDYTMAKFLLWSLSEPALQKDLPRIIKGYVKMQKQGRYDSTLGNAYSIFVFDRVSKLLEGEKVTGGKVKVKTEKENLLLEPNGKQTVTQTLGTSPESVLVTYEGKGKPWVEWSVQSILPLKEPIASGYRIKRSIEPVQVAKSGVYSKGDIIKVKIEIDADSDKTWVVVEDPIPPGSLPLGRGFGRESQIGQDKPGDTSFYLSFEEKTLSLYRAYFEYLPKGKHVLEHSYRLNHVGNFVMPSTRVEAMYSPETHAEWPNEIVRISENKD, encoded by the coding sequence ATGCCCTCTCGTATCCGAGCACTTGTTTTACTTTTCCTTTCCCTCGTTTTGGTGGAGTCTGATTTTTCACAAAACGTAGCTCCCTCCATCGAATTTTTCACTCCGAATGGTTTTGTCAAAGCTCCCAAACAAATCACAGCACGGTTTACAAAACCGATGGTGGCCCTTGGCGACATCCGTCCCAATACCGAAATTTTCCAAGTGAAATGTCCTTTTTCAGGGACAAGTCGTTTTATCGATTCCACAACTTGGGTGTATGAATTTGAATCGTCACTTCCCGGTGGAGTTACTTGTTCTTTTGTATTGAATGATGGGATTAAAACTCTGAGTGGGGAACGGATCCAAGGGGAGAAGAATTTTTCATTTCATACAGGTGGACCTTCGGTAAAGTATTCATCACCATATAACGGTAGTTCGATATCGGAAGACCAGGTCTTCTTATTAAAGTTAGATGGTAAGCCAGACCTTGTAAGTTTTCAAAAATTTGCTTATTTTCGCTCAGAAGAATTAGGAAATCGTATCCCTGTGGTTCTCATTTCAGGGAACGAACGAAAAAATTTGTTACAATCAGTTGGGAAAAAGGACAAAGAGGAAACCGTTGTCCTAAAATCCAAACAAACCTTTTTACCCGATCGGCAAATCCAACTTGTACTAGGTAAGGGAATCAAATCGATCTGGGGAGGGGAGATTCCAGAAGACGAAGTATTGTCGTTTACCGTGAGGCCAGTATTCTCTGCCAGATTTAGTTGTGAAAGGACCACTGCCGATGCCAATTGTATCCCCATCCTTCCAGTCAATTTGTCTTTTAATTCACCCGTATCACAATCGTTACTGGATGAGATCAAACTAATCGGAAAGGATGGAAAGGAATATCCAAAACAAAAAGAAACGAGCAAAGGGAATGAATTTTCAGATTGGGTGAGTTTTCCTGGACCATTTCCCGAAAATTCCGAGTTCACTATCAAAATTCCAGAGATAGTGGATGATGCTAATAGAAGTTTGGCGAACAGTGCCGCCTTCCCTTTACAGTTCAAAACAGACGAATTCCCTCCGCTTGCCAAGTTCAGTGCTAAGTTTGGTATCTTAGAATCAAAAGCAAATCCTGCCCTACCTGTCACCTTACGGAACTTAGAGGCAAACCTCCCCATCAAAACGACTTCCCTTGGGATGGATGGGAAAAGCCAAAAGACATTGGACATATTGGAAATTCAAAAATGGTTCCAAACCCTTTCACGAGTCGAACGTAACCAATCCGTTTTTCAAACCCCATCTTCGCATACAAAAGTAAATTCCTTCCAACTTCCCAAACCAAATGGAAAAAAACCAATGGAAGTAGTCGGCATTCCGTTGGAAACACCTGGATTTTATGTTGTGGAGATCGCAAGTGAAGTCCTTGCAAACCATCTTTTTGCACAAGGGGAAGGGAAAAAAATGTATGTTTCGAGTGCCGCCCTAGTGACGAATCTTTCCCCTCATTTCAAATGGGGAAAAGATACAAGCCTTGTTTGGGTCACAAGTATGAGCACGGGTCTACCTGAGTCAGGTGTGCAAATCAAAATTTTAGATTGCCAAGGCAATGTTAAGGGAGCAGGGATCACGGGTAAAGATGGAACTATGCTTTTTGGAAATATCAATTTCCAGGAAATACCTTACTGTGGTTATCATGAGTTAGGTTCTGGTCTTACCGTTTTTGCCCAAAAAAATGATGATATCAGTTTTACATCAAGCACCTGGGAGAAAGGGATCGAAAGTTGGCGTTACCAATTGCCACAAGCAAATACGGGTTATGCTAACTATTTAGAGTCCATTGTCCTAGATCGAACTCTTTTGAAAAAAGGGGAAACAGTCCACCTGAAACATGTTCGGCGTAGTTTTGGAAACAAAGGTTTGTTACCTGCCGATTCGAAGGAGTATCCTTCGACTGTTGTGATCAAACATGAGGGATCGGGAGAAAGTTTTTCCACTCCACTCGTTTGGTCGTTTCCGGGACATGCGGAATCAGAATTCAAAATTCCAAAAAATGCAAAACATGGTGTGTATCTCGTTACCTATCCATATAACAATGAAGATACAAGTTACGGACGTACAGTCACACAATTTCGAGTGGAAGAATTTCGTCTTCCTGTTCTCAAAGGGAACATACAACTTGCTGGTGGTTCTCAAAGTTTAGTTTCGCCTAAAGAGGCAAAAGTCCTTTTTGGATTGGAATACCTATCCGGTGGTGGGGCATCCCAGGTACCAGTCAAAGTCCGTTCACAAGTGGTCCCTAGTTTTTATTCACCCAAAGAAGAATATTCAAGCTTTAGTTTTTCGCAAGAAACCATCAAAGAAGGGAAATGGAAAGTCAGCGGGTATGAAGAAGAAGAGGTAGAAGAAACAAAACCAAAAGTAGTTTCGACAAATGCCAAAACGGATGCCAAAGGATTTTTGGAACATCACTTCCAAGACTTAAAATCCATTCCTGGTTATGGGAATTTCCAAGTAGAGATGGAATATGCAGACCCTACAGGTGAGATCCATACAATCTCTCGCAGTTTCCCCGTCTCTCCCGCCGAACTCCATTTAGGTGTGTTACCAGACGGATGGTACTTTACGGAAGACAAGGTGAAACTCCAACTCGTTGTGCTTGATCCAAATGACAAACCAGTGTCTTCCCAAAAAATCAAAGTGAATGCGTATAAAAAAGAATTTTATTCCAATCGAAAACGCCTCGTAGGTGGGTTTTATGCCTATGAACATTATGAAGAGGTCAGCAAACTTGGTGAGTTCTGTGAAGGGAAAACAGATTCTAAAGGGATTCTCATCTGTGAAGGGAAGTCTCCAGGAACGGGCGACTTAACCTTTGTTGCGGAAACAAAAGATAAAAATGGGAATCGTACGAATTCAAGTTATCACGTATGGGTCAGTGCCAAAGAGGAAGTTTGGTTTGATGTGAGTGATCACAACCGTATGGACATCTTACCGGAAAAACGTTCTGTGAAAGTTGGTGAGACCATCAAGGTGCAAGTTCGTTCTCCCTTCCGAGAGGGAACGGCTCTTGTCAGTATGGAACGAGAAGGTGTCATTGATTACTTTGTCACTGCAGTGAATGGAAAGGATCCTTTCATCAGTATACCTATCAAAAAAGAATATGCTCCCAATGTTTACATCTCGGTTTTTCTCGTACGTGGGCGGATGGGAGATCCAAAACCCACTGGCCTTGTGGATTTAGCCAAACCAAGTTACCGTTTGGGACTCTCGATGCTCAAAGTGGGATACAAACCGTACAGTTTGTCCGTATCGGTCACACCCAACCAAAAACAATACCAAGTCAGGGAAATGGCGGAAGTGGCAATCGAAATCAAAACATCCGATGGTAAGATCCCAACCGAAGGGACGGAAGTGACACTTGCAGTTGTTGACGAGGCACTCCTTGAATTATCGCCTAATCCCACCTGGAATCTGTTAGATGCCATGATGGGAACAAGGCCCCACCAAGTGGTTACCTCCACAGCCCAATCCCAAATCATCGGAAAACGTCATTTTGGATTAAAGGCAAAACCAGAAGGAGGAGGGGGAGGGAAACAATCCACACGTTCCTTATTTGAAACTTTACTCTATTGGAAAGGGAAGGCGATAGTCGGAAAAGATGGAAAGTTTAAATTTAGTTTTCCTTTGAATGACTCCCTCACTACCTTTCGGATTGTTGCAGTTGCGACTTCCGGTTCTAAAGAGTTCGGAACAGGGATGGCAAAAATCCAAACTTCTCAAAAAATCCAAACATTTTCGGGAATCCCACCAATCGTTAGGTTAGGTGATATATTGCAGCATGAAGTGAACCTACGTAATGCCGGAGACTCAAAAGAACAACTCCGCGTTCGATTGAGTGTCGTGGATACCCTGAACGAAAAAGAAATCAAATCCGAATTGGAAACCAAATCGGCAATGATTGCTCCTGGTGAAACCAAACAAATCACATGGGACATCGCTGTTCCCGAAGACACCACCAAACGGAAATTCACAATCGAAGTCTCCTCTCCGAACGGAACGATCCTTGATAGTCTCAGTGTCGAACAAACGGTCATCCCTGCCTTTACAGAACGGGTGTACCAAGCAGGACTATTTTTATATGAGGCAGCTTTTAAGGAAACAATCCAAACTCCTCCAGGTTCCTTACCGAATTCAGGAAAAATGGTTTGGAAAGCATCTCCTACCATCCTCACAAGTACAGGTGGGATTCAAAAGTACTTCCAAACCTATCCATATTCGTGTATGGAACAACGAGTTTCAAAAGCCATTGGTTTACGTTCCGACGTTTTATGGAATGATGTATTCAGCGATTTGAATTCCTTTTTGGATTCAGATGGACTTGTGAAATACTTTGCTAGAATGGAACACGGTAGTGAAATCCTCTCTTCCTATGTATTAACATCGGCTAGGTTGTCAAATAAAACCATCCCAGAGGAATCTCTTAATCGGATCATGGCGGGTTTACAAGGGTTTTTGGAAGGAAGGGTGTATGGAGAGAGATACCGATTTGGGGCTGACCTTGTTGTTAGAAAAATCATTGTTTGGGAAGCCCTCACTCGTTACCAAACCTATGATTGGGAACAGGTAAGACCTATCTTTGAGGGAATCGAATTTTTACCAACAGCTTCCCTCATCGATTTATCAGAAATTTTGAATCGGGTGAATGGTGCCGATCCAAAAATCAAAAATCGTCTTTATAGTGTTTTGCGATCAAAACTGAACCTTCAGGGAACGGAACTCATCATTGCGGATTCTGGTTTTACGAATCCATGGTGGATTTTGGGCAGTCGGGATTATACAATGGCTAAGTTTTTACTTTGGTCCTTATCGGAACCGGCCCTTCAGAAAGACCTACCTCGTATCATCAAAGGATATGTCAAAATGCAAAAACAAGGAAGGTATGATAGTACTTTAGGAAATGCGTATTCTATTTTTGTATTTGATCGAGTGAGTAAACTCTTAGAAGGAGAAAAAGTGACGGGTGGAAAGGTAAAAGTCAAAACAGAAAAAGAGAATTTACTTCTCGAACCAAATGGCAAACAAACTGTCACACAAACTCTCGGCACAAGTCCTGAATCTGTTTTGGTCACATATGAGGGGAAAGGCAAACCATGGGTGGAATGGTCGGTGCAAAGTATCCTTCCTCTGAAAGAACCCATTGCGAGTGGGTATCGGATCAAACGATCCATCGAACCTGTGCAAGTGGCAAAGTCGGGAGTGTATTCGAAAGGTGATATCATCAAAGTCAAAATCGAAATCGATGCGGATTCGGATAAAACTTGGGTGGTCGTAGAAGATCCGATCCCTCCAGGCTCCCTCCCTCTCGGACGTGGGTTTGGGCGAGAATCCCAAATTGGGCAGGACAAACCGGGGGATACTTCGTTTTACCTCAGTTTTGAGGAAAAAACCTTGTCCCTCTACCGAGCCTATTTTGAATATTTGCCGAAAGGGAAACATGTGTTGGAACACAGTTACCGCCTAAACCATGTCGGGAATTTTGTGATGCCTTCCACTCGGGTGGAGGCGATGTATTCTCCCGAAACCCATGCGGAATGGCCGAACGAAATCGTGAGGATTTCAGAAAATAAGGACTAG
- a CDS encoding sulfatase-like hydrolase/transferase: MGPNQVPLFPIRVFKISLSYSVFFYLFFLIFNTSFTIMGVDVGDFLKQYLGAFFGVYLSTTFKVFAVSFYLHTSIFSLVYLVFYFWKQLNPKWYVLAGIVFCIECLALFQSMVKFPQIYGEFFFFRYPGFAPFLYFLTDFVSPVLPSVCLVVIVGILLGTLVWQTYLHKNKESFFAILHVLVLGLIHIHGLYPVGIVYFILVLWQGKRYQNIHLRTYGLLLVLLLFLYLIPSVWSQISSLRYSSTRGKPPIFILSADSLRYDKIGNMVNGKTMTPNIDLFRKDAFQFHDHHTTIPRTFPSWADTLTGKYAMEHKVRDMFPSPEEKQRIGSSSFPTLQQFLKKLGYDHFAIGSFAADIFPRANFGFDAVFAPNFNARIMTVQRTAETQILVLPFLVGSWFSGGMYLEEMDGLSTWGDGERLLKRFESLVKERKNSPYSITYFSSVIHFPYTPAYPHYKQFTDPNYYGKYKYLKFVDPTDANLPNAEEISQIRSLFDSAIYAFDQEFGEMVGYLKEKELYDEAIIILTADHGEALYEDVHGQGHGEHLRGEAVTHVPFMIKFPKSYQTSSLDQNFYGITSSVDLVPTLLDYFEIPLPSEYPGKSLLAVMNEGDWKEDRFVYSETGIWFSDVGDHFFQKQRIPYPNILSLHQVVPEEDYQIMITDPIYRETIAFSKHRSIQNSKYKLIYIPTREGVKFELYDRIKDPYNKNNLYPNHPMASKMREALYQTVVRWENASLAGEYLIPSSLSDINENL; this comes from the coding sequence ATGGGTCCGAACCAAGTCCCTCTTTTCCCAATCCGAGTTTTTAAAATTTCCCTTTCTTATTCAGTTTTTTTTTATCTATTCTTTCTCATCTTTAATACTAGTTTTACCATTATGGGAGTTGATGTTGGTGACTTCCTAAAACAATACTTAGGTGCTTTTTTTGGGGTATACCTATCTACCACCTTTAAGGTATTTGCCGTATCTTTTTATCTCCATACCAGTATTTTTTCCCTCGTGTATTTGGTGTTTTATTTTTGGAAACAACTAAACCCCAAATGGTATGTGTTAGCTGGGATTGTCTTTTGTATCGAATGTTTGGCGCTTTTTCAGTCGATGGTCAAGTTCCCACAAATTTACGGTGAGTTTTTTTTCTTTCGATATCCTGGTTTTGCACCTTTTCTTTATTTTTTAACCGATTTTGTTTCTCCAGTTCTACCTAGCGTTTGTTTAGTGGTGATCGTTGGTATTCTTTTGGGGACATTGGTTTGGCAGACTTACCTTCACAAAAACAAAGAAAGTTTTTTTGCCATCTTACATGTTTTGGTTTTGGGTTTGATTCACATTCATGGATTGTATCCAGTTGGGATTGTCTACTTCATCCTTGTTCTGTGGCAAGGCAAAAGATACCAAAACATTCATTTGAGAACCTATGGATTGTTACTGGTTTTACTTTTGTTTTTGTATCTCATTCCGAGTGTTTGGTCTCAAATTTCCTCGTTGCGGTATTCTAGTACCAGAGGAAAACCTCCTATCTTTATTTTATCAGCGGACTCTCTTCGTTATGACAAAATTGGTAATATGGTAAATGGAAAAACCATGACACCAAACATCGATTTGTTTCGGAAAGATGCCTTCCAATTCCATGACCACCACACTACAATTCCTCGCACCTTTCCTAGTTGGGCCGACACACTCACAGGGAAATATGCGATGGAACATAAGGTTCGTGATATGTTCCCTTCACCGGAGGAAAAACAAAGGATTGGTTCTTCGTCATTTCCCACCCTGCAACAATTTTTAAAGAAATTGGGATATGATCATTTTGCGATTGGTAGTTTTGCGGCGGATATTTTTCCGCGAGCCAATTTTGGTTTTGATGCCGTATTTGCACCTAACTTCAATGCACGGATCATGACGGTCCAACGAACAGCGGAAACACAAATCTTGGTTTTACCTTTCCTCGTTGGATCATGGTTTTCTGGTGGGATGTATTTAGAAGAAATGGATGGGTTATCGACTTGGGGAGATGGGGAACGTCTGTTGAAACGATTTGAATCCCTTGTGAAGGAACGAAAAAATTCTCCTTATTCCATTACCTATTTTTCGAGTGTCATCCACTTTCCCTATACACCTGCCTATCCTCATTACAAACAGTTCACAGATCCCAACTATTATGGGAAATATAAGTATCTCAAGTTTGTGGATCCAACAGATGCAAACCTTCCGAATGCGGAGGAAATCTCTCAAATTCGTAGCTTATTTGATAGCGCCATTTATGCCTTCGATCAAGAATTTGGTGAAATGGTTGGTTATCTAAAAGAAAAGGAACTTTATGATGAGGCAATCATCATCCTCACAGCGGATCATGGAGAAGCTCTGTATGAAGATGTTCATGGACAAGGCCATGGAGAACACTTACGTGGGGAAGCTGTCACTCATGTTCCTTTTATGATCAAGTTTCCAAAGTCCTACCAAACTTCTAGTTTGGATCAGAATTTTTATGGGATCACTTCAAGTGTGGACTTAGTTCCTACCTTGTTGGATTATTTTGAAATTCCACTGCCTTCCGAATACCCAGGCAAATCCTTGTTAGCTGTTATGAACGAGGGAGATTGGAAAGAGGATCGATTTGTATATTCTGAAACAGGGATTTGGTTTTCCGACGTTGGGGATCATTTTTTCCAAAAACAAAGAATCCCTTATCCGAATATTTTATCACTCCACCAAGTGGTTCCCGAAGAAGACTACCAAATTATGATCACAGATCCAATTTATCGGGAAACGATTGCCTTCTCCAAACACAGGAGCATTCAAAATTCCAAGTACAAACTCATTTATATCCCTACCCGCGAGGGAGTGAAGTTTGAGCTGTATGACAGGATCAAAGATCCATACAACAAAAACAATTTATATCCAAATCATCCAATGGCTT